The following proteins are encoded in a genomic region of Alistipes shahii WAL 8301:
- a CDS encoding aminopeptidase C translates to MKKPILAALALCYALGAAAQTPDTAAPEGYRFTDVKILPVTPVKDQSRSGTCWCYSTLSFFESEILRAGGPELDLSEMWIVRNIYFEKAVKYVRLHGSLNLAVGGQAHDVLHGIEAYGIVPEEVYPGLNYGYDKPNFDEIDAVIKAYADAVIKAGGKRSDSRLTTAWQAGLNGILDAYFGPMPGKFTYRGREYTPASFAASLPIDLGDYIEFTSFTHHPFYTEFAMEVPDNWNWDKVWNVPLDEFMQIIDNSLEKGYTISWGTDVSEKGFSRTKGLGIVPEADLEGMQGTEAEKWGKLTQKEKDEALYKFDKPGRERTVTQELRQKGYDNYETTDDHGMQIVGTATDQNGTPYYKVKNSWNTTGPYDGYWYFSRPFVAYKTMTVLVNKNAVPKAILKKIGVK, encoded by the coding sequence ATGAAAAAACCGATTCTCGCCGCACTTGCGCTCTGCTACGCACTCGGAGCCGCGGCACAAACGCCCGACACGGCCGCCCCGGAAGGCTACCGTTTCACCGACGTCAAAATCCTGCCCGTCACCCCGGTCAAGGACCAGAGCCGCAGCGGAACCTGCTGGTGTTACTCGACCCTCTCGTTCTTCGAAAGCGAAATCCTCCGCGCCGGAGGTCCCGAACTGGACCTTTCGGAGATGTGGATCGTGCGCAACATCTACTTCGAAAAGGCCGTGAAATACGTCCGCCTGCACGGCTCGCTGAACCTCGCCGTCGGCGGACAGGCCCACGATGTGCTGCACGGCATCGAGGCGTACGGCATCGTCCCCGAGGAGGTCTATCCGGGACTGAACTACGGCTACGACAAGCCCAATTTCGATGAGATCGACGCCGTGATCAAGGCCTACGCCGACGCGGTGATCAAGGCCGGCGGGAAGCGCAGCGACAGCCGCCTCACGACGGCCTGGCAGGCCGGGCTGAACGGCATCCTCGACGCTTATTTCGGCCCGATGCCCGGGAAGTTCACCTACCGGGGCAGGGAGTACACCCCGGCGTCGTTCGCCGCGTCGCTGCCGATCGACCTCGGCGACTACATCGAATTCACCTCGTTCACCCACCACCCCTTCTACACGGAGTTCGCCATGGAGGTCCCCGACAACTGGAACTGGGACAAGGTATGGAACGTGCCTCTGGACGAGTTCATGCAGATCATCGACAACTCACTGGAGAAGGGTTACACGATCTCCTGGGGAACCGACGTGAGCGAGAAGGGGTTCAGCCGCACCAAAGGTCTGGGCATCGTCCCTGAAGCCGACCTCGAAGGCATGCAGGGAACCGAAGCCGAGAAGTGGGGCAAACTCACCCAGAAGGAGAAGGACGAGGCGCTCTACAAGTTCGACAAACCCGGCAGGGAGCGCACCGTCACGCAGGAGCTTCGCCAGAAAGGCTACGACAACTACGAGACCACCGACGACCACGGCATGCAGATCGTGGGCACGGCCACCGACCAGAACGGAACGCCCTACTACAAGGTCAAGAACTCGTGGAACACGACAGGTCCCTACGACGGCTACTGGTATTTCTCGCGCCCGTTCGTCGCCTACAAGACGATGACCGTGCTGGTCAACAAAAACGCCGTTCCGAAGGCGATTCTCAAGAAAATCGGCGTCAAATAG
- a CDS encoding pentapeptide repeat-containing protein, with translation MEIAAPQLLRESAASADPVRMTRDEEIADASFRAADFASLDREHLSVQGCLFTGCLFAGSVLARSQFSDVVFRNCDFSNADLLGCSLHRVRFADCKLSGTNFAETALNHLLFERCKGEFANFAFSRLRTVRFAGCPMHGAAFGDCRFERVEFAQCDLTQAEFFGTRLRGLSFADSDIRGIRVREIGSFELKGLKISPLQAVELARLLGVEIEE, from the coding sequence ATGGAAATCGCCGCACCGCAACTGCTCCGGGAGTCAGCAGCGTCCGCTGATCCCGTTCGGATGACCCGTGACGAGGAGATCGCCGACGCTTCGTTCCGCGCTGCGGACTTCGCATCGCTCGACCGCGAGCACCTTTCGGTGCAGGGATGCCTCTTCACGGGCTGTCTCTTCGCGGGGAGCGTGCTTGCCCGTTCGCAGTTTTCGGACGTGGTTTTCCGCAACTGCGATTTCTCGAACGCCGACTTGCTGGGGTGCAGTCTCCACCGCGTACGGTTCGCCGACTGCAAACTTTCGGGAACGAATTTCGCCGAAACCGCGCTCAACCACCTGCTGTTCGAACGTTGCAAGGGCGAGTTCGCCAATTTCGCCTTTTCGCGGCTGCGCACGGTGCGTTTTGCGGGCTGTCCGATGCATGGCGCCGCTTTCGGGGACTGCCGTTTCGAACGTGTCGAGTTTGCGCAGTGCGACCTGACACAGGCCGAATTCTTCGGCACCCGCCTGCGCGGACTTTCTTTCGCCGATTCGGACATCCGCGGCATTCGCGTTCGCGAGATCGGGTCGTTTGAATTGAAAGGATTGAAAATTAGTCCATTGCAGGCTGTTGAGCTGGCCCGTCTGCTGGGCGTCGAAATCGAAGAATAG
- a CDS encoding BamA/TamA family outer membrane protein, translating to MKKTCFLLLTVLLTTAALRASAQNKDTSKENFPSTETTLSQIGQAEAHPNARHVRMADTSALAAPVKRPGLIRRIIDYYSRSNVDRTFEKKIDWSIAPGPNYSSDVGFGIGFLLAGLYRLDRTDSVTAPSNISIYGNFTTEKFVLLRFSGDNIYNHNKQRLSYSGAFVYFPGAFYGVGYNAGKEGYAQDLTTTMGAFRISYCTSLVGRFYIGVSGGIDYSGAKYKNSGMADRMNGIQADVESGKPVPGGKMGELYNLWQEGRYDPAKQDPFSNYIATTGDKPNAFNANVGLFAQYDTRDVTFNASKGIFIKAEAKWYPEWLGNTRRTFGRFTLTFDFYQKLWKGAVLACDLYADATTGTPSWHMYAKMGGMERMRGYYEGRYRDKKLVETQIELRQKIYRRHGIVGWIGGGQVWGTEKFRWGNTLCSFGCGYRFEFKNRMNIRLDYGWGNFGNQNLPWDRKRSSAFLFTASEAF from the coding sequence ATGAAAAAGACCTGTTTCCTTCTCCTCACCGTTTTGCTGACGACAGCCGCGCTGCGCGCGTCGGCCCAGAACAAGGACACCTCGAAGGAGAATTTCCCATCGACCGAAACTACGCTTTCACAGATCGGACAGGCCGAGGCGCACCCGAACGCCAGGCACGTCCGGATGGCCGACACTTCAGCCCTCGCCGCTCCGGTGAAACGTCCGGGGCTGATCCGCCGCATCATCGACTATTACAGCCGTTCGAACGTGGACCGCACCTTCGAAAAGAAGATCGACTGGAGCATCGCCCCGGGACCCAACTACTCCTCGGACGTAGGCTTCGGCATCGGATTCCTGCTGGCGGGACTCTACCGGCTCGACCGCACCGACTCGGTCACCGCACCGTCGAACATTTCGATTTACGGCAACTTCACGACCGAGAAATTCGTGCTGCTGCGCTTTTCGGGCGACAACATCTACAACCACAACAAACAGCGGCTGAGCTACTCGGGCGCATTCGTCTACTTCCCCGGCGCCTTCTACGGCGTGGGTTACAACGCCGGCAAGGAGGGTTACGCCCAGGACCTCACCACGACGATGGGCGCCTTCCGCATCTCCTACTGCACCTCGCTCGTGGGCCGCTTCTACATCGGCGTCAGCGGCGGCATCGACTACTCCGGAGCCAAGTACAAAAATTCGGGCATGGCCGACCGCATGAACGGCATCCAGGCCGACGTAGAGTCCGGAAAACCGGTTCCGGGCGGCAAGATGGGCGAGCTTTACAACCTCTGGCAGGAGGGACGCTACGACCCTGCGAAACAGGACCCGTTCTCGAATTACATCGCCACGACGGGCGACAAGCCCAACGCCTTCAACGCCAATGTCGGGCTTTTCGCCCAGTACGACACGCGCGACGTGACGTTCAACGCCTCGAAGGGCATCTTCATCAAGGCCGAGGCCAAATGGTATCCCGAATGGCTGGGAAACACGCGCCGCACGTTCGGACGCTTCACGCTGACCTTCGACTTCTACCAGAAACTCTGGAAAGGGGCCGTGCTGGCCTGCGACCTCTACGCCGACGCCACGACCGGAACCCCCTCGTGGCACATGTACGCCAAAATGGGCGGCATGGAACGCATGCGCGGTTACTACGAGGGACGCTACCGCGACAAAAAACTGGTGGAAACGCAGATCGAACTGCGGCAGAAAATCTACCGCCGCCACGGCATCGTGGGATGGATCGGCGGCGGGCAGGTCTGGGGCACGGAGAAATTCCGCTGGGGAAACACGCTTTGCAGTTTCGGCTGCGGCTACCGCTTCGAATTCAAGAACCGCATGAACATCCGCCTCGATTACGGCTGGGGCAATTTCGGCAACCAGAATCTGCCGTGGGACCGCAAGCGATCCTCGGCGTTCCTGTTCACCGCTTCGGAAGCATTCTAA
- a CDS encoding 4'-phosphopantetheinyl transferase family protein, producing the protein MIPALWTSPPLTAEESARWTTSEERAAAAGFVSERRRAEFLTWRAVVRRELGDDVGIAYDALGAPVLTNRAVHISVAHCAGRIAVCASPERCAVDIEPATRDFRRAASRYLTPEEEALSDDPLLPGIVWCAKETLYKYAGRRELDFRRDLHVVRLDLAAGTLAGRIGNGEPVRLSVSLDEGFILVYIL; encoded by the coding sequence ATGATTCCGGCCCTGTGGACATCGCCGCCGCTGACGGCCGAAGAGTCCGCCCGGTGGACGACTTCCGAAGAACGTGCCGCGGCAGCCGGGTTCGTGTCGGAACGCCGCCGGGCCGAGTTCCTTACGTGGCGGGCTGTGGTGCGCCGCGAACTGGGGGACGACGTCGGGATCGCCTACGATGCGCTGGGCGCCCCGGTGCTGACGAACCGGGCCGTCCATATCTCCGTCGCCCATTGCGCCGGCCGCATCGCGGTCTGCGCCTCCCCGGAGCGTTGCGCCGTGGACATCGAACCCGCAACGCGCGATTTCAGACGTGCCGCGAGCCGCTACCTGACGCCTGAAGAGGAGGCCCTTTCCGACGACCCGCTTCTGCCGGGGATCGTCTGGTGTGCAAAAGAGACGCTCTACAAGTATGCCGGACGCCGGGAGCTGGATTTCCGGAGGGATCTGCACGTCGTGCGGCTCGACCTTGCTGCCGGGACGCTGGCGGGACGGATCGGAAACGGAGAGCCGGTCAGGCTCTCCGTCTCTCTGGACGAAGGTTTTATCCTCGTATATATTCTTTAG
- the gldE gene encoding gliding motility-associated protein GldE, whose translation MEDAHSWITFNGFSPHIAVLCAVTLCLLCVSALVSGAETSFFSLSHNDIRHLQSRRSASAAAMLRLLANVDLLLATILVVNNLVNICIVILTAGIIDSVFTFLRFEFLFKTVLVTFLLLLFGEILPKVLAQTIPLRFASMVARPLLVLRWVFYPLSYALVRTSSRISEKAAHKSEISLDELADAVDMTQSSSPEEHVMLSGIVNFVNTEVQEIMKPRVDITALSMTADYETVKRTIIESGFSRIPVYEEDVDNIRGTLYVKDLLPYINNGGDFAWQQLIRKPYFVPEHKKINDLLADFQSNKVHMAIVVDEYGSTLGLVSLEDIIEEIVGEISDESDNDECFYTRLDAKSYIFEGKTHLGDFERILDIGEDVFADVRGEAETLAGLMLELKRDFPRKGDVFTSHDLRFTVQEMDGHRVDKIRVDLQ comes from the coding sequence TTGGAAGACGCGCATTCCTGGATTACGTTCAACGGGTTTTCACCCCATATCGCCGTGCTTTGCGCGGTGACGCTCTGCCTGTTGTGTGTTTCGGCGCTCGTTTCGGGGGCCGAGACTTCTTTTTTCTCCCTCTCGCACAATGATATACGTCATTTGCAGAGCCGCAGAAGCGCATCGGCCGCCGCCATGCTGCGGCTGCTGGCGAACGTCGACCTGCTGCTGGCCACGATCCTGGTGGTCAACAATCTGGTGAATATCTGCATCGTCATCCTCACGGCCGGGATCATCGACTCGGTCTTCACTTTCCTGCGGTTCGAGTTCCTGTTCAAGACCGTGCTGGTGACTTTCCTGCTGCTGCTTTTCGGCGAGATACTGCCCAAAGTGCTGGCGCAGACGATTCCCCTGCGCTTCGCCTCGATGGTGGCCCGTCCGCTGCTGGTGCTGCGGTGGGTTTTCTATCCGCTCTCCTATGCGCTGGTCCGCACGAGCAGCCGCATCAGCGAAAAGGCCGCGCACAAGAGCGAGATTTCGCTCGACGAACTGGCCGACGCCGTCGACATGACGCAGAGTTCCAGCCCCGAGGAGCACGTGATGCTTTCGGGCATCGTCAACTTCGTCAATACCGAAGTGCAGGAGATTATGAAACCCCGTGTGGACATCACGGCGCTCTCCATGACGGCCGATTACGAGACGGTCAAGAGGACGATCATCGAATCGGGCTTCTCGCGCATCCCGGTCTACGAGGAGGATGTGGACAATATCCGCGGGACGCTCTACGTCAAGGACCTGCTGCCCTACATCAACAACGGCGGCGATTTCGCGTGGCAGCAGTTGATCCGCAAACCCTATTTCGTCCCCGAGCACAAAAAGATCAACGACCTGCTGGCCGACTTCCAGTCGAACAAGGTCCACATGGCCATCGTCGTCGACGAGTACGGTTCGACGCTGGGGCTGGTGTCGCTCGAAGACATCATCGAAGAGATCGTCGGCGAGATTTCCGACGAGAGCGACAACGACGAGTGCTTCTACACGCGGCTCGACGCCAAGAGCTATATTTTCGAGGGAAAGACCCACCTCGGGGATTTCGAGCGTATCCTCGACATCGGCGAGGACGTTTTCGCCGACGTCCGGGGCGAGGCCGAAACCCTTGCCGGGCTGATGCTCGAACTCAAACGCGACTTTCCGCGCAAAGGCGACGTCTTCACTTCGCACGACCTGCGTTTCACGGTGCAGGAGATGGACGGCCACCGGGTCGATAAAATCCGCGTCGACCTTCAATGA
- the ftsZ gene encoding cell division protein FtsZ → MTDELMSEIKVPRTDGSIITVVGVGGAGGNAVNHMWNLGIRGVTFMVCNTDQQALDKSPVERKIRLGSEGLGAGNDPENGRRAAVESLPEIRQVLEEAGTKMLFITAGMGGGTGTGASPVIAKLAKEMGLLTVAIVTSPLAVEGKIRYEQAFRGIEELRQNTDSLLIINNENILEIYGRLSLKQAFGKADDILASAAKGIAEIITVESDLVNVDFADVSKVMRNSGRAHMAVATADGDKRAEAVAEASLRSPLLDHNLISGAKNILLNISVSDADALMYEEVVQILEYIQAHASVQDDNGVIHNANIIWGTSEKPQLGNFIELVVVATGFEGDAQPGVMKQIIPPARTVEPAVKETSAAAPVLEPIKPLPPKPAQRQPELVMLGAKPTRYSNIDTLLAKPAYQSRNSKFIVRVPGSRKEVLKDDTTDAQAQKEESQGGSLFD, encoded by the coding sequence ATGACAGACGAATTGATGTCGGAAATCAAGGTCCCGCGCACGGACGGCTCGATCATTACGGTGGTCGGCGTCGGCGGCGCAGGGGGCAATGCCGTAAACCATATGTGGAACCTCGGGATCAGGGGCGTTACGTTCATGGTCTGCAACACCGACCAGCAGGCGCTCGACAAAAGCCCCGTTGAGCGGAAGATCCGCCTCGGCTCCGAAGGTCTCGGAGCCGGGAACGATCCGGAGAACGGCCGCCGCGCGGCCGTCGAGTCGCTGCCCGAAATCCGTCAGGTGCTCGAAGAGGCCGGTACGAAGATGCTCTTCATCACCGCCGGCATGGGCGGCGGAACGGGCACGGGAGCATCGCCCGTCATCGCCAAGCTGGCCAAGGAGATGGGGCTGCTGACCGTGGCCATCGTCACCTCGCCGCTGGCCGTCGAGGGCAAGATCCGTTACGAACAGGCGTTCCGCGGTATCGAGGAGCTGCGCCAGAACACCGATTCGCTGCTGATCATCAACAACGAAAACATTCTGGAAATCTACGGCCGCCTCTCGCTGAAGCAGGCTTTCGGCAAGGCCGACGACATTCTGGCCTCTGCGGCCAAGGGTATCGCGGAGATCATCACCGTCGAGAGCGATCTGGTGAACGTCGACTTCGCCGATGTCTCGAAGGTGATGCGCAACAGCGGCCGGGCGCATATGGCCGTGGCTACGGCCGACGGCGACAAGCGCGCCGAGGCGGTGGCCGAAGCGTCGCTGCGCTCCCCGCTGCTGGATCACAACCTGATTTCGGGCGCCAAGAACATCCTGCTGAATATTTCGGTGTCGGACGCCGACGCCCTGATGTACGAGGAGGTGGTGCAGATTCTGGAGTATATTCAGGCCCACGCCAGCGTGCAGGACGACAACGGGGTGATCCACAACGCCAACATCATTTGGGGTACGAGCGAGAAGCCGCAGCTGGGCAATTTCATCGAGCTGGTGGTCGTGGCCACGGGATTCGAAGGCGACGCGCAGCCCGGCGTGATGAAGCAGATCATTCCCCCGGCCCGCACCGTCGAACCGGCCGTCAAGGAGACGTCCGCCGCGGCACCCGTGCTGGAGCCGATCAAACCCCTGCCCCCCAAACCCGCCCAGCGTCAGCCCGAACTGGTGATGCTCGGCGCCAAGCCGACCCGTTACAGCAACATCGACACCCTGCTGGCCAAACCCGCCTACCAGTCGCGCAACTCGAAGTTCATCGTGCGCGTCCCCGGCAGCCGCAAGGAGGTGCTGAAGGACGATACGACCGATGCCCAGGCGCAGAAAGAGGAGTCGCAGGGCGGCTCGCTATTCGATTAA
- the ftsZ gene encoding cell division protein FtsZ, with protein sequence MDELMAEIQVPRDESSLIMVIGVGGAGCNAVSNMWHAGVKGVTYLACNTDRKSLNINPVSNKVRLGTEGLGAGNRPERGRDAAIASLEDIRRYLMESGCRMVFITAGMGGGTGTGAAPVIAKLAKEMEMLTVGIVTSPLVSEGKRRWKQAMEAIAQLEQNVDALLVIDNDNVVRAYDDLPLHEAFSRADDVLSTATRGIAEIVTRESDLVGVDFADVAEVMRNCGRAHMSVTSACGENRVDEVLKASLCSPLLGHQEITGAKNILLNFSVPDSDELKTREVKQVLDLIQRYANGDRKNVGLSETNIIWGTSINPQMESGTLELVIIATGFEVPDTNPGVAGWEDGPSRTRAHVFAVSENPERPEIPEKGREEPVMAGDGETLQGVWGELSRKVSGWVGRVFEGEDTPME encoded by the coding sequence ATGGACGAATTGATGGCAGAGATACAGGTTCCGCGGGACGAATCCTCGTTGATTATGGTGATCGGCGTGGGCGGCGCAGGCTGCAATGCCGTGTCTAACATGTGGCATGCGGGAGTGAAAGGCGTCACCTATCTGGCCTGCAATACAGACCGGAAATCTTTGAATATCAATCCCGTCAGCAATAAGGTCCGCCTCGGGACCGAAGGCCTTGGGGCCGGAAACCGTCCCGAACGGGGGCGGGATGCGGCGATCGCTTCGTTGGAGGACATCCGCCGTTATCTGATGGAATCGGGTTGCCGGATGGTGTTCATTACCGCCGGCATGGGCGGAGGAACCGGAACCGGAGCGGCTCCGGTCATCGCCAAACTGGCCAAGGAGATGGAAATGCTGACGGTAGGTATTGTCACTTCGCCGCTGGTGAGCGAGGGAAAACGGCGTTGGAAACAGGCCATGGAGGCTATCGCCCAGTTGGAGCAGAATGTCGATGCGCTGTTGGTGATCGACAATGACAACGTGGTGCGGGCTTATGACGATCTTCCGCTGCATGAGGCTTTCAGCCGCGCCGACGATGTGTTGAGCACAGCTACGCGGGGAATTGCCGAGATCGTGACCCGGGAAAGCGACTTGGTGGGCGTCGACTTCGCCGATGTGGCCGAAGTGATGCGCAATTGCGGCCGGGCGCATATGAGCGTGACTTCGGCATGCGGTGAAAACCGGGTCGACGAGGTTCTGAAAGCGTCGCTTTGCTCCCCGTTATTGGGTCATCAGGAGATTACCGGGGCGAAAAATATCCTGTTGAATTTTTCGGTTCCGGACTCCGATGAACTGAAAACCCGGGAGGTGAAGCAGGTGCTGGACCTTATTCAGCGTTATGCCAATGGCGATCGGAAGAATGTGGGATTGAGTGAAACCAATATCATTTGGGGGACGAGTATCAATCCGCAGATGGAGTCGGGTACTTTGGAACTGGTGATTATAGCTACGGGATTCGAGGTCCCGGATACGAATCCCGGCGTTGCCGGATGGGAGGATGGTCCGTCACGGACGAGGGCGCATGTTTTTGCCGTGTCGGAAAATCCCGAACGCCCGGAAATCCCGGAAAAAGGGCGGGAAGAGCCTGTGATGGCCGGCGACGGTGAGACTTTGCAGGGCGTATGGGGTGAACTGTCCCGAAAGGTTTCGGGTTGGGTTGGCCGGGTTTTCGAGGGAGAGGACACCCCCATGGAGTGA
- the ftsA gene encoding cell division protein FtsA — MEKKNYTVAVDLGCSSVVVAVGEKTPEGLLDVACVVTKPVEGVNAGRIENIELVSRAIREAVSEAEQQLGIRITEAYAGISGDFVRCARHTDHVFVYDPQNGVNQKDVDALFDRMRNVQAPDDETIMERVPQNYMVDDNQEVRNPVGSFGKKLSSTFNFILCLKTPMQRLDMALKRLGIKMLGVMSDALATPEAVLLPDEKEEGVAVVDVGGGVTDVTVYYRNVVRYVASIPMGASAINRDIRTMSVPEKHVESLKQKYGSAVAELAPEDKLIRVNGRTAREAKDILLRNLATVIEARATDIAEFVQQEIKDSGYAGKLAYGIVLTGGSAKLKDLDELFRRVTGMDVRVAVPETGITGESKEKVADAAFSTAVGILLKGAELGGCAVIEHPAAPRSEPHRPFTPPQPAAGGFKAPQPRAAQPYTPPVPASEPDSGVPAGAEAAGRPDEERADEPPVIEPKRSRNWGAIFQKTFDKINKSFSAAEDEEI, encoded by the coding sequence GTGGAAAAAAAGAATTATACCGTTGCCGTCGATTTGGGCTGCTCGTCGGTCGTGGTGGCCGTCGGGGAGAAGACGCCCGAAGGCCTGCTTGACGTGGCGTGTGTCGTCACGAAGCCCGTCGAGGGAGTCAATGCGGGCCGGATCGAGAATATCGAACTGGTGAGCCGCGCCATCCGCGAGGCCGTGTCGGAGGCCGAGCAGCAGCTCGGAATCCGCATCACGGAGGCGTATGCCGGTATCTCGGGCGACTTCGTGCGCTGTGCGCGCCATACCGACCATGTCTTCGTCTACGATCCCCAGAACGGCGTCAACCAGAAGGACGTCGATGCGCTGTTCGACCGCATGCGCAACGTGCAGGCCCCCGACGACGAGACCATTATGGAGCGCGTGCCCCAGAACTACATGGTCGACGACAACCAGGAGGTGCGCAATCCCGTGGGTTCGTTCGGCAAGAAACTTTCGTCGACGTTCAACTTCATCCTTTGCCTCAAAACCCCGATGCAGCGTCTCGATATGGCCCTGAAACGCCTCGGCATCAAGATGCTGGGCGTCATGTCCGACGCGCTGGCGACGCCCGAAGCGGTGCTGCTGCCCGATGAGAAGGAGGAGGGCGTGGCCGTGGTCGACGTCGGCGGCGGCGTCACCGACGTGACGGTCTATTACCGCAACGTGGTGCGTTACGTCGCTTCGATCCCGATGGGCGCATCGGCCATCAACCGCGACATCCGCACGATGAGCGTTCCCGAGAAACACGTTGAGAGCCTCAAGCAGAAATACGGTTCGGCGGTCGCCGAACTGGCTCCCGAGGACAAGCTGATCCGCGTCAACGGCCGTACGGCCCGCGAGGCGAAGGACATTCTGCTGCGCAACCTGGCCACGGTGATCGAGGCCCGCGCCACGGACATCGCGGAGTTCGTGCAGCAGGAGATCAAGGATTCGGGATACGCCGGGAAACTGGCCTACGGCATCGTGCTGACGGGCGGTTCGGCCAAATTGAAGGACCTCGACGAACTGTTCCGCCGCGTGACGGGCATGGACGTGCGTGTCGCTGTGCCCGAGACGGGAATCACCGGGGAGTCGAAGGAGAAGGTTGCGGACGCCGCTTTCTCGACCGCCGTGGGCATCCTGCTCAAGGGGGCCGAACTGGGCGGCTGCGCCGTCATCGAGCACCCCGCGGCTCCTCGTTCCGAGCCGCACCGGCCTTTCACGCCGCCGCAGCCCGCAGCGGGCGGGTTCAAGGCTCCGCAGCCGCGTGCTGCCCAGCCCTATACGCCTCCCGTGCCGGCTTCGGAACCCGATTCCGGGGTGCCGGCCGGAGCCGAAGCGGCCGGACGGCCGGACGAAGAGCGTGCCGACGAGCCGCCGGTGATCGAACCGAAGCGCAGCCGCAACTGGGGTGCGATCTTCCAGAAGACCTTCGACAAAATCAATAAGAGTTTCTCGGCCGCCGAGGACGAAGAGATTTAG
- a CDS encoding cell division protein FtsQ/DivIB — protein MSRYLRYTLLTLLWVAVAAYIVFAASAVRRVRRTGTVGKLEIEVVDSSSQGHLVSAAMVRQWISHAGIKTLGTAVDAVDLTGIERLIARNGFVDKTVAYVSYGGTLHIEISQRKPLVRLLTDGMNAYVTADGYVFAAPRASSLYVPVVTGSYRPPFPASYVGSVREHIDLRLGEIDERIAELEREKYPLYRREMENDRNISALRRMRIKRQWWRLEGSREFDARVDALREKKAGLRRTYRYRAGVIREEIERIAGLQEAERRKQKKLEKSYEDFMKLLTFVETVEDDDFWRSEVVQITAKTTPSGALEVELTPRSGRFAVLFGRLEDVERKFDKLLRFYRSGLSSIGWSEYRTIDIRYNDQVVCKK, from the coding sequence ATGTCCCGCTACCTCCGATACACGCTTCTGACCCTGCTGTGGGTCGCCGTGGCCGCATACATCGTCTTTGCGGCCTCGGCGGTGCGGCGCGTGCGCAGGACGGGTACGGTCGGAAAGCTGGAGATCGAGGTGGTGGACAGCTCTTCGCAGGGACATCTGGTCTCGGCAGCGATGGTCCGCCAGTGGATTTCACATGCCGGAATCAAGACACTCGGCACGGCAGTTGATGCGGTGGACCTGACGGGTATCGAACGACTGATCGCCCGCAACGGATTCGTGGATAAAACGGTTGCCTATGTCTCCTACGGGGGAACGCTGCACATCGAGATCAGCCAGCGCAAGCCGCTGGTGCGCCTGCTTACCGACGGCATGAACGCCTACGTGACCGCCGACGGCTATGTCTTCGCCGCGCCCCGCGCCTCGTCGCTCTACGTGCCGGTGGTCACCGGCAGTTACCGTCCTCCCTTCCCTGCGTCGTACGTCGGGAGCGTGCGGGAGCATATCGACCTGCGTCTCGGCGAGATTGACGAACGCATCGCCGAACTCGAACGCGAGAAATACCCTCTCTACCGGCGTGAGATGGAGAACGACCGCAACATTTCGGCCCTGCGCCGCATGCGCATCAAGCGGCAGTGGTGGCGGCTGGAAGGTTCGCGGGAGTTCGATGCGCGGGTCGACGCGCTGCGCGAGAAAAAAGCCGGCCTGCGCCGCACCTACCGCTACCGGGCGGGCGTGATCCGCGAGGAGATCGAGCGTATCGCCGGGTTGCAGGAGGCCGAGCGGCGGAAACAAAAAAAGTTGGAGAAAAGCTACGAAGATTTCATGAAACTCCTTACCTTTGTAGAAACTGTCGAAGACGATGATTTCTGGAGGTCGGAAGTGGTGCAGATCACCGCGAAAACGACCCCCAGCGGAGCATTGGAGGTGGAACTTACGCCCCGCAGCGGCCGCTTCGCCGTGCTTTTCGGCCGGCTGGAGGACGTGGAGCGCAAGTTCGACAAACTGTTGCGGTTTTACCGCAGCGGCCTCTCGTCGATCGGCTGGAGCGAATACCGCACTATTGACATCAGATATAACGACCAGGTGGTTTGCAAGAAGTAA